The following coding sequences lie in one Synechococcus sp. PCC 7336 genomic window:
- the murF gene encoding UDP-N-acetylmuramoyl-tripeptide--D-alanyl-D-alanine ligase: MTCSGSLASLAQLLSTSISGQPAAETFSGVSTDTRQLRSGNLFVAIAGERFDGHDYSAEAFQKGAVAAIASRPLDGPYLLVPDTLVAYQTLARWWRSQFAIPVLAITGSAGKTSTKELLAAALSAYGTVLKTEANFNNDLGVPLTLLQLDQCHDFAVVEMAMRGPGEIARLAGTALPTHGLITNVGTAHIGRLGSREAIAKAKCELLQSLDPQAGVALLNGEDELLQTTAARVWSGKTLRFGLDRDPFPLTWQPHPSVLQWGDRRFPVPLAGRHQALNYAAVLVAIDGLGLDLDPLQQGIALPAQLSGRNRVLMLPDGVEILDETYNAAPEAMVAALQVLCQSGDRRHWAVLGPMRELGDAAPELYAAVGAIAAQLELAGICLFDPEAEMESLVQALPGDRVYQFGDRDELAQWLAARVEGGDRILFKAARSIALETVLQRFVAQRYPERELTAAD; this comes from the coding sequence ATGACTTGCAGCGGCTCGCTGGCGTCGTTGGCGCAACTCCTCTCAACCTCCATCTCGGGTCAACCCGCAGCAGAGACATTTAGCGGTGTCAGTACCGATACTCGTCAACTCCGTTCGGGCAATCTGTTTGTGGCGATCGCGGGCGAACGCTTTGACGGGCACGACTATAGCGCCGAAGCCTTCCAGAAGGGGGCAGTAGCGGCGATCGCCTCTCGTCCGCTCGACGGTCCCTACCTGCTCGTGCCCGATACCCTGGTTGCCTATCAAACCCTCGCCCGCTGGTGGCGATCGCAGTTTGCAATTCCTGTCTTGGCCATTACTGGTTCTGCGGGCAAAACCAGCACGAAAGAACTCTTGGCAGCCGCCCTGTCCGCCTACGGCACCGTCCTCAAAACCGAAGCTAATTTCAACAACGACCTGGGCGTTCCACTGACGCTATTGCAACTGGACCAATGCCACGACTTTGCGGTCGTCGAAATGGCGATGCGCGGTCCGGGAGAGATTGCCCGCTTGGCTGGAACAGCCCTACCCACCCACGGGCTGATAACCAACGTGGGGACCGCTCACATCGGTCGTCTGGGCTCGCGAGAGGCGATCGCCAAAGCCAAATGCGAGTTGCTGCAATCTCTCGATCCCCAGGCAGGCGTTGCCTTGCTCAATGGCGAAGACGAGCTGCTCCAAACGACCGCTGCACGGGTTTGGTCGGGGAAAACCCTTCGCTTTGGGCTCGACCGCGACCCTTTTCCCCTCACTTGGCAGCCCCATCCGTCCGTGCTGCAATGGGGCGATCGCCGCTTTCCCGTACCCCTTGCAGGCAGACATCAGGCCCTCAACTATGCGGCAGTTTTGGTGGCGATCGACGGCCTCGGTCTCGATCTCGACCCGTTGCAACAGGGCATTGCTCTGCCCGCCCAACTGAGCGGACGCAATCGAGTCCTGATGCTGCCCGATGGGGTCGAGATTTTAGATGAAACCTACAACGCCGCTCCAGAGGCGATGGTGGCGGCTCTGCAAGTATTGTGTCAAAGCGGCGATCGCCGTCATTGGGCAGTGCTGGGGCCGATGCGAGAATTGGGGGATGCCGCCCCCGAACTCTATGCCGCAGTTGGCGCGATCGCTGCTCAGTTAGAGCTTGCAGGGATTTGTTTGTTCGATCCAGAGGCGGAAATGGAGTCGCTGGTGCAGGCGCTACCCGGCGATCGCGTATATCAATTTGGCGATCGCGACGAACTCGCCCAGTGGCTGGCGGCTCGCGTGGAGGGGGGCGATCGCATCTTATTTAAGGCTGCTCGCTCCATTGCCTTAGAAACCGTACTGCAGCGATTTGTGGCCCAGCGCTACCCCGAGCGGGAGCTGACTGCGGCAGATTAG
- a CDS encoding lipid-binding SYLF domain-containing protein, giving the protein MKWNPAWVVVPIATAVTIAASQPAIADPADTVRKATDNFESMIRDPDTRIPASLLRQSAGIAIIPNVAQGGFIIGARHGKGVLLSRNPNGSWSNPVFLSLGGGSIGLQVGGRSSDVILVFPTRTLVDRVLTDGVEFGGSVSGVAGPVGTQPVDPIGDGFRDDRVYTYSRSGGLFGGVAIEGGDLSISHNRIEEFYGQAYSPDQILNNPTIPAPPLVEPLKAALRSAAAR; this is encoded by the coding sequence ATGAAATGGAATCCTGCTTGGGTTGTCGTACCGATCGCGACAGCAGTGACGATCGCGGCGAGTCAACCGGCGATCGCTGACCCCGCAGATACCGTGCGCAAAGCCACCGACAACTTTGAATCCATGATTCGAGACCCCGACACCCGCATCCCGGCGTCGCTGCTGCGCCAGAGTGCGGGGATTGCCATTATTCCCAATGTCGCCCAAGGGGGATTTATCATTGGCGCTCGCCACGGCAAGGGGGTATTGCTCTCCCGCAACCCCAATGGATCTTGGAGTAATCCGGTGTTTTTGTCCCTCGGCGGCGGCAGCATTGGATTGCAGGTGGGAGGTCGGTCGAGCGATGTCATCTTGGTGTTTCCCACCCGCACTTTAGTGGATCGGGTCCTGACTGATGGGGTAGAGTTTGGCGGCAGTGTGTCGGGGGTGGCGGGGCCGGTGGGGACGCAACCGGTGGATCCGATTGGGGATGGATTCCGCGACGATCGCGTCTATACCTATTCCCGCAGTGGAGGTTTGTTTGGCGGCGTTGCGATTGAGGGAGGAGATCTGTCCATCAGTCACAACAGAATTGAAGAATTCTACGGCCAAGCCTATAGCCCCGACCAAATTTTGAATAATCCCACAATCCCAGCGCCTCCACTGGTGGAACCGCTCAAAGCAGCGCTGCGATCTGCAGCAGCTCGATAG
- a CDS encoding putative 2-dehydropantoate 2-reductase: MTAPLRYAIVGTGALGGYYGARLQQAGAEVHFLLHRDYDRVRQHGLTIESVDGDFVLPQVNAYCRASDIPVCDVALVCLKTTQNLLLPHLLPRLEADGSVLTLQNGMGIEAEIAAMVGDRVSVLGGTAHICSNKIGPGHIRHLDYGRIHLGAYGNHYEPQGITERMQAIAADFRRAGIETILSENLLSVRWHKLVWNIPFNGLSVVLDAKTDAMMADPDTRSLVEQLMHEVVAAAAGHGVAIAADFVQLMLDSTIAMKPYLTSMKLDFEGKRPLEMEAIYGNAVKAAREAGVSMPKTELLYRQLKFLDTRNLNRQPKNLYISR; the protein is encoded by the coding sequence ATGACTGCACCCTTGAGATATGCCATTGTCGGCACGGGCGCTCTGGGGGGATATTATGGCGCGCGCCTGCAACAGGCGGGTGCGGAAGTTCATTTTCTCTTACATCGAGATTACGATCGCGTTCGCCAGCACGGCTTGACGATCGAGTCTGTTGACGGAGACTTCGTGCTGCCGCAAGTGAATGCCTATTGCCGCGCCAGCGATATACCTGTTTGCGATGTGGCGCTGGTGTGTCTGAAAACGACCCAAAACCTCTTACTTCCCCATCTGTTACCCCGTTTGGAGGCTGATGGCTCGGTGCTGACACTGCAAAACGGCATGGGCATCGAAGCCGAGATTGCAGCTATGGTGGGCGATCGTGTCTCAGTTCTGGGGGGTACCGCTCACATTTGCTCGAATAAAATTGGTCCCGGCCACATCCGCCATCTCGATTACGGTCGCATTCACTTAGGAGCCTACGGCAACCACTACGAGCCTCAAGGCATCACCGAACGGATGCAGGCGATCGCGGCAGATTTCCGTCGGGCTGGGATTGAGACGATCCTTTCGGAGAATTTGCTGTCCGTCCGCTGGCACAAATTGGTGTGGAATATTCCGTTTAACGGTCTATCGGTGGTGTTGGATGCCAAGACCGATGCCATGATGGCGGACCCAGATACGCGATCGCTGGTGGAGCAACTCATGCACGAGGTGGTGGCAGCAGCAGCGGGACATGGCGTCGCGATTGCGGCAGACTTCGTGCAACTCATGTTGGATAGCACGATCGCCATGAAGCCGTATTTGACGAGCATGAAGTTGGACTTTGAAGGGAAACGCCCGCTGGAAATGGAAGCTATCTACGGCAATGCCGTCAAAGCTGCTCGGGAGGCGGGCGTTTCCATGCCAAAAACAGAGCTTTTATACCGCCAACTCAAGTTTCTCGACACCCGAAATCTCAATCGCCAGCCCAAAAATCTATATATTTCGAGATAA